In Chloroflexota bacterium, the genomic window AAGAAAGGGGCCAGCGCCCCGGCGCCCAGGGCGAGCACGCCCGCAGCCCGCCCGCCGATCCGCCGCCCCAGGAGGAACAGCAGCGGCGCGCTGAGCAGGCCGAAGTACGCGGAGAGGGATCGCACGGCGAACTCCGACCGGCCGAGCAGTCCCATCCAGACGTGGAGGAAGTAGAAGTAGAGGGGCGGCTGGATGTCCAGCTCCTGGGACCCCGCGATGGCGGCCAGGGGCCGGCCGGCCACATCGATGTTCCGGCCCTCGTCCCACCAGATGTTCTGGACGTCGATGCGATACAAACGCAGCGCGAGCCCACCCCACAATAGCAGGATGATCAGCGCCCATTGACGCCCGCGTGAGCTCACAAAAGGCATCCGACACACCTTTGTATGCCTAAACCCCTGCATGGATAACGTTCATCACGTTGTACTTTCCTCTCAATCTGACAGCGTGTCTGAAAATTTACCGGCAAGATGCTTTGAGGAGGCTCCCTCAACCGCCAGCTCCACAGGGGGAGGTGTGGAGGGGGCCTCCCTTCCACAGAAATCCCACCTTTCCGGCCTGTACCTGTCTCTCTCGGCCCTTCCCGAAGGGCCCAGGCCGAGGCCAAGCAGGTCGAGGGCAAAAGAAGGGTTTTCTCCGGAGGGGCTCCCCCCAACAGAAGCAACAGCATTTTTCAGACACACTCTGACAGCCCATTCAACGAACTCCCGCAGGTCGTCGCCGTAGGAGACGCTGTCGTCCCGCAGGTCGTGGCAATAGTTCCAGACGCGCTGGGCGATGGTGGATGTGGTGGATGCGGTCATGACTGATCCTCCGATGTGGCGCTGGTAGAGGTGATCCGGTGGGGCATCCCTACACTGCGGGCATCTTCCTGTATCATGTTCCAGAGATCTTTGGCCCAGGGATCAGGGCCGATCGCGTCGGGATTGTAGCGATCCCAGGCCCAGCGGGCGGGGTTGTAGACGATATAGCGACGAATAGCGTCAAGCGCGCGTTTGTTGCGGATGATATGTTCCCAGTAGTTGCGTTGCCAGACACGCGCGCCGGGCGTCTCGCGCAAGACATTAATGCGGCGGGCGGAGAAGGATTTGAACGCCCGGACGATTTCCGAAAGTGGGTGCCGCTTTAGGGGAGAGGATGTTGGTTCTGTGTGGGCAGGACCCGGTTCTGTAGAGGCTGTAGGGGCAGGTCTGAGACCTGCCCCTACAGAATTCGCGAAATTCGCGGGCAGATCCACAGTCAAGGCGATGATACCATGTACGTGGTTGGGCATAATGACGAACGCGTCCAATTCCACATGGTGGTAATGGTTAGGCAAGTCGAACCACGCGTCGCGCACGATCTCCCCAAATTCATTCAATTCCATCACCCCATCCACCACGCGGCCGAACAGGTGTGCGCGCCGGTGGGTGCAAATGGTGACGAAATACGCACCGGGCTCGGTATAATCCCATTCCTTCAGGCGGATGGATTTGCGGCGATAGCACTCATGGGACACACGAATTTATCCTCAGTGACTCTACCCGACCTTCCATCCCACCTCAAACCCCGTCTCAGTTTCTCGAAGCACAAGAAAACGAAACGCTACAGGCCAGACTCTTGGATCAGCTGAATGCGCTCTGAATCGAAAATCACTCCGTTGTCCCCAGATGTCGACCTATAGAGGGAAACGCATGCGTCACCCCACCGCTCAGCGCACAACTTCGATCACGGCGATCCGGATGGCGTTATCCACTACGGCGTCCGTCACCGGCGAGACGGGCAGCCGAACGCCGTCCTCCAGGGTGTACATGCCCACCAACAGCGGGTAGAAGCCAGGCGGCGTATCCTCCGGCACCGGCAATTGATAACGATCCACCACCGGCCACCCGGGCTCCCAGGCTATGGTGGGCCAGGCGCCATCCAGCGGGGTCTTGTCGTGTTGCGTGATCACGGAGCGACGATCATCCTCCAGGTGGGTGAACACGGTGAAGCTGCGATTCACAGGAGCCGTCGCTCGCCAATACAGCGTCACCGTCACGGTCTCGCCAGGACGGACCTGCGCCGACGACAGATCGAAGCCGTCCAGAACGATGGCGTTGCCCAGCCGGAAATCCAACGGCTCCGCAGGCGTCACAGAGGGGCGCTCCCGCGGCAGGACGCGGATCCAACCGATGAGATTATCCATCTGGTTCCCATCGGCATCGAACGTGGGGATCCCCTGCTGGGATTCACGATCGAACAGGCCGACATTTACACGGGCGACGGTAGGCACTGGCGCATCATGACGAATGAGCACAGGATAGCGATCCGGCAGAACGGTCCCCGGGCGCAACAGACGGGTGGGCAACGTCCCCATCCCGGGCCAGGTATCCACCTGCCCGATCACCCGCCCGTCCGGCGTCAACACGTGCACGAAGACGCTGTAATCACGACGGAAATGCCTCAAAGGCTCCCAGTACACGGTCAGCCACAAAGTCTCGCCTGGGGTCACCGTATCCTGCTGGATCTCGGCGCCCACAACCCGCATCAGATCGTCATGATAGATGGGATCCATGCGCGCCGATGCCGGCACCATCTCCGGACGAATGTAGCGGGGACGCGCATACGCCGGCTTGATCACATAAAACGGCGAGGCCACGGTGAAGACAAACATGAACCCCACCAACGCCCCCATCCAATATCGGCGCCACGTCCTCGGCACCCACTGGCACCATCCCAGGGCCGTCAGGAGCATCACCGCGGAGATGGCGGGGAACAGGAGGCGTCCCTGCGTCCCCGGCGTCAGGCGGGTCCAGCGCACAAGCCCGGCGAACAGGAGAGCCAGCCACCCGGTCGGCAGCGTGAGCCACCACACCTCACGCGGGATCGGCGGCTTCCCTCGCCGCCACAGCCCCACCAGCAACCCGCCAAGAGAGATCACGCCGATCGCGTCCAGCACGCGATAGATCCACGTGGGCACCAGGATGCTGAACCACCCGAACAGTGCCCAGAACGAGATGCGCAACCCTTCAAACTCCTTGCCCAGCTGCGCCAGGGTGGGCGGGTTCTCCCGAGGTCCCACGATCTGAAGCATGACGTTGAGCCCTGTAGGATCCCCGTACAGCCGCCAGTTGCGCACATACCACCACCCCGAGATCGCCAGCGCGCTGCCGAAGACGATGAGACTATCGCGCCACAGCCGGCGCCACCGTCGAGCCATGCCGGCTCTGGCGACCAGGATGATCGCGGCGAGGAGCCAGAGGAAGAGCCCGCTCAGCTTGGCCAGGGCGGCCAGCCCCAGCGTCACCCCCAAGGCGAGGTCAGTCACGCCGTCCTGGCCCTGCAACACCCGAACCAGCCACCATAACGCCAGCGTGGACAGGAACACGATGGCCGAGTCGTTGCTCACCGCCGCGTGGATGAAGTCGAACTGGGGGGTAAAGGCGACCAGCGCGGCCGCCCCGTGGGCGATGACCGGACGGCCGGGCAGCAGCGCCTGGGCCACCCGGTAGGTCAGATAGACGGTCCCAGCTCCCAGCAATGTGGAAAGGAGGCGGATCAGATGGACGGCCAACACGGTGCCATGATAGGGCCAACGCTCCCGCGGCAGATGCACGAAGCGGTTCTTATTCCCCGGCAGGGTGGGGTTCCCAATATTGGCGTGCGCGTTGAACCACAACAGCTCATACGCGTCACTGGTATCGATCCAGCGGGTCGCCAACGCCGCCAGCGCGTAGTAGAGGGGAGGCTGGCTCCCCTCCTGCGCCCACAGATCTCCCCGCTCTGGCACCTGCACAGGGAGGCCGTTCCCGTCGGCCAGATGCTTGACGTAGAAATAGTGGTGATACTCGTCCGGGGTCTCGAACAGGGGGACGGTCACGTTGTAGATCGTCGCCACGCCCAGGTAGGCAAGCAGGATCACCCAGATCGGGCGCGGGCGGGTGAGGCGCTTACGCCACCCCAAGGGCACGATAGACCTCCAGATGGCGCGCCGCGATGTCATCCCAGCGGAAGGCCTCAGCCAGCTGACGAGCCCCCTGCCCGATCCGCTCCCGCAACAGGGGATCGGACATGAGACGCTGTACAGCGTTCGCCACTCCGGAGGGGTCCTCGGGCGACACCAACAGGACATTCTCGCCATCGGCCAGCCGGGGAATGCTGAACGCCGTCGGGGACGGCGGCTCCCCCGGCGCACGGGTCGTCACGATCGGCAGGCCGTGTACCAGAGCGGCCATCAGGCTCCCCCGCCGGAACGAGGCGCCATCCCGATACGGGAGCACGCAGATGTCGGCCGCCATCAGGTAAGCCGAAACCTCCGGCTCCGGCACATACCCGGTCCAATGAACCCGCTCCACCAGCCCCAGCCGGTCGATCAACTGCTGCACTCGCCTCAAGTAGGCCACGTTGGTGGGATCGCTGGCGCCCACCTGCCCGCCGACCATCAACAGATGCGCGGGCACGCCGCGACGCACCAACTCGGCCAGGGCCAGGATCAGCGTCTCGCCCCCCTTGCTCGCGTTGAGGAACCCGAAGTAGCACAGCAAGAGGTCCTCGGGGCGTACCCCCACCTTCGCCCGCCAATCCCCTCGATCGTAGCCGGCCGGGGGACGCGCCTGAATGTTGCTGCCGATGGGGATCAGATCCAACATGCCGACGCCACCCGCCGACTGCAACGTCTGGAAGTCCGCCGCGTTGGTGGTGATGGCCACATCCGAAGCCCGGGCCAGGCGGAACACCGCCCAGCGGCGCAATGGGCCGGCCTTGGGGAAGAGATAGGGCACCTTCAGATCGTGGAAGGTCACCGCCAGGCGCGGCCGGGTCTCGTTCTGCAGGAAGCGGGTGGGCACCAGGTTGATGGCCGGATGCATCCCGTACGCTGCCGCCTGGTACTGGACATGCACCACATCGGGCTGAATCTCACGCGCCACATCCTGGAGGATGCGCCAAAACCGCCACCCCCAACGCGGCACGATCGCGTGCACCGTCGGCTCGATAGCCCCCTCACGATGGGGCCGCAAGTGCTCGACCCCGGCCGCCTTCGCCGTGAGCACGTGCACATCCGCCCCCAGGGCCCCCAACGCGATCCCCAACTCACGCGTGTAGTCTCCTACGCCCCCCTGCATAGGGGGGTATTCGCCCGACACCAACAGGATGCGCATCTTCTACCGCCTCACTCCTCGCAGGCCAGAGCGCAGCACCTGCACATAGGTCGCCATGCGCTGACGACGCAAGGGCCGCCGATGGCCCACCACCCACTTGGCGGCCTCCAACATCCACTGATATCCATACGTCGCGAGCAGGAATATCCGCACCGACTCGGCCGCCAGGCGCCCATGATGCTTGCGGAAGTAGAGCACCTTGGAGCTCTGAAAGTGGATGTGGCGAGCGGGCACGGCCTGCTCGCTGGACTTCCCCTCATGGTGGATCACCCGGGCGGCCGGCAGATAGACAACCCGCCAACCCGCCGCGCGGGCCCGCCGACACCAATCCAGCTCCTCCGAGTACATGAAGAACCGCTCGTCAAAGCCGCCAACCTGCTCGACCGCCTGACGACGCACCAGGAGGCAGGCGCCAACCACCCAGTCCACCTCCTGCTCCTGATCATCCGGTCGATCGGCCACGTAATACCGCCGGGCGACCGGATTGTTCGGCCACCAGAGATGCAGGACCGTGCTCTCCAGGAAGGCCGTCGCCAGGGTCGGGAAACGCCGCCGTGATGATTGTATACGACCGTCCGCATAACGCAACTGTGGCCCCAGCGCGCCGACGTCCGGATGAGCGTCCATATACCGCACCATGGTCACCAGCGACTCGCCGACGATCTCGGTATCCGGGTTGAGGAACAGCAGGTAGCGGCCTCGCGCCAGCTCCAGCGCCTGGTTGTTCGCTCTGGTGAATCCCACGTTCTCTCGATTGCGGACGACGCGAACCCAGGGGAACTCCCGCTCCATCATGGCCACGCTGTCATCCGTGGAGGCATTGTCCACGACGATGACCTCCGCGGCAAGCCCATCGCCCTCCCCGCGTACGTCGACGCCCGGCGACACGGCGATGGAGGCCAGGCAGCGCCGCAGGAGAGGAGCCACGTTCCAGTTTACGATCAGGACGGAGAGGTCCAACACGCCGGAAGTCCCCCCAACGAGCGTGGACACCGCCTGCGGCGACGCAAGGAAAAGCTTCTTCTCACCTTCACAGGGGGCCAACTCCACGCCGCAGACATCCCACGCCCACCCCACAAAAAGCAAGGGTTAGAGGCAACCGCCCCTAACCCCTCACCTCGCCGCCATGCGCGCGTTACCAGCGCCGCTCAACCACGAAGTCGGCCAGATCCGTCAACACATCCCGGGCGGGCACGTCCGGAAGGATGGACAACGCCTCCTGGGCCTTCGCCACGAACTCCCTCGCCTCCGCCTCCGCCGCATCGATGGCGTCCGAGTCCCGGATCAACGCCACCGCCTCCTCCAGGCGGCTTCCGCCATCCGCCTGCGCATGTTCCAGGATGCGGATCAGCTCCGGGGCCCGCTCATCCTGCTGCAGGAAGTAGAAGACCGGCAACGTCACCGTGCCCTGGCGCAGATCGCTTCCGGCCGGCTTCCCCATCACCGACTCGTCCCCCACGAAATCGAGGATATCGTCCACAATCTGGAAGGCCATCCCGAAGTTATACCCATACGCGCTCAGTGCCTGCACGAACTCCTCGGAGGCGCCGCTGATCACCGCGCCCGTCTCCGCGGCGGCCTGGAACAGGGAGGCCGTCTTGGCGAAGATGCGCCGGTAATACTCCTCCTTCGGCTGTTTCCAGTTCAACGCCGAGAAGAGCTGTCGTAGCTCCCCGTTGCAGATCGTTACCAACGTGCGTGAGAAGATGCGGATCACCCGGGGATTGCCGCTCATCGCCGCGAAGTCGGCGGCCTGGGCGAAGAGGAAGTCCCCCGCCAGCACCGTGGCGCCGCGACTCCACATCGCGTTGAGGGTGGGAAGGCCACGTCGAAGCAGCGCCCCATCAATCACATCATCATGAACCAACGTCGCCGTATGCAACGCCTCCGCTGCCGCGGCCAGAGGCAACACCAACTGCACATCGCACGGGGAGAACTTCGCGGCCAACAGCGTGATGGCGGGACGCAGCCGTTTGCCACCACGGATAATCAGCCCCTCCAACGCCTGTGCGATCGGAGGGAAGGTTTCTTTCAACCGGGCGCGCATGATCTCCTCGACCATGTCGAGCTCATCACGCACCAGGTCAAGGGCAGCCAATCGCGTCAATGGACCTCATCCCCTCATGGTCGTTGTGTTCATCGACAAAGCCGCACTCCCCTACAAAGGTGCGGCCACCCCCGTTTCACCCCAACAGGACCTGCTCAGCCGTCACCCGGACCGAACACAAACCATCCATGAGCATTCACTAAAATATTCAGGTGGTATTTTACACAAGTCTGCCGATCTGAGAAAAAACGTCGCCTACAGGGTGGATGATCCCCCCATCTCACACGCCGACGAAGGTCTCTCCATCCCCTCCCAGACCGGACAACCGGAACAGGCGTATCGCGTTGTCCGTCGTCCGACGGGCGACCTCCTCCACCGACACACCCTGCAAACGGGCGACGGCCTCCGCGATCAGCGTCAGCCGGGCGGGCTCGTTGCGCTTCCCTCGATACGGGTGAGGCGACAGATAGGGCGCATCCGTCTCCAGCAACAGGGAGTCCAACGGCAGCTCCGGAACCAGGGCGTGTAGCCGGCGAGCGTTCCGAAAGGTCACGGGGCCCCCCAGGGCGATCAGGAATCCCATCGCACGTCCAGCCTCCGCCATCGCCTTGTCGCCGGCGAAGGCATGGAGCACCCCTCGATACCCGCCCTCCGGCGGCGGGTGCCGATCCGCCCACGCCCGCAACGTCGCCATCACCTGCGACTGCGCCTCCCGGCAGTGGATGATCACCGGCAGGCGCAGCTCGGCGGCCAGGTCCAGCTGTCGCTCGAAGGCCTCCTGCTGCCGATCCCTGGGCGACAGATCTCGATAGAAGTCCAGTCCGATCTCGCCGATGGCCACGACCTTGGGATGGACGGCCAGATCCCGCAGCACGGACAACACGGCATCGTCCACCGTATCCGCGTCATGGGGATGGACCCCGACGGCGGCGTACACACCGGGCTCCGCCTCCGCCAGAGCCACCGCCCGCCGGCTGGAGGCGAGATCGGCGCCCGGGTTCACGATGACCCGAACGCCGGCCGCCCGTGCCCGGTCTAACACGGCCGCCCGATCCGCATCGAACTGCGGGAAGTCCAGGTGGCAATGGGAATCAATCAGCACGCTCTTGATCCAGCCCCGCCAGCTTCAGCCCGTCCCTCAGGATCGCGTCGATGGCCTCCGGGTGCGTCGTCTCCGTATACACCCGGATGATCGGCTCCGTCCCGGAGAAGCGGATCAGCATCCAGCCCCCATCCTCCAGGCTGTACTTGAAACCGTCCATCGTGTTCAGGCCCGTGACCTTCAGCCCGCCGATGACCTCCGGCCGGGCGCTCTCGACACGCCGACGCACGGCCTCCCGCTTCTCCACCGGGAACGGCACATCGATGCGCTTGTAGTAATGCGCCCCCACTTTGCTGAACAGATGCTCCAGCAGCTGAGTCACCGACTTACCGGTGCGCACGAGGAGGTCCAGCATGTACAGGCTGGCCAGGATGCCATCGCGCTCCGGGATGTGATCCCCGAAGGCATATCCGCCGCTCTCCTCGCCACCCACCATCGCGCCCACTTCCAGCATCTTGGGGGCCACGTACTTGAACCCCACGCCCGTCTCATAGACCGGCACGTTGTAGATCTCGCCCAGCCGGTTCAGCATGGAGGTCGTGGACAGCGTCTTGACGATAGGGCCACGCTCGCCGCGGACCTCCAACAGGTACAGGGCGATCAAGCCGTACACACGCAGCTGGTCCACGAAGTCGCCATGTTCATCCACCACACCCAGGCGATCCGCATCCCCATCCGTGATGAGCCCGATATCCGCCCCCACCTCACGTACCTTGGCCATACAGGGATCCACGTTCGGGCGGATGGGCTCCGGCCGCTGCATCTCCGGGAAGATGGGATTGCGTTCCTTGTGGATGGAGATCACCTGCGTGCGTCCTCCCCCGATCAGCCGCTCCAGCCAGCCGGCGCCATTGCCCCACATCGCGTCCGCCACCACGGTCAACCCGGCCTGGCGAATGGACTCCAGATCCACCAGCCGATTCAACTGCTCGATGTAAGCCGGAGCGGGATCGAAGTATTCCACCAATCCCTTCTCCAACGCCTCATCCAGATCCATGCGCAACACCTGATCGGACGGCGGGATCAGCGATTCGATCTCGGCCAAGCCCTCCGGATCTATAGCGCCGCCCGTCTCATTCCGCACCTTAAACCCGTTATCCGTAGGCGGATTATGGCTGGCCGTGA contains:
- a CDS encoding transposase; translated protein: MRVSHECYRRKSIRLKEWDYTEPGAYFVTICTHRRAHLFGRVVDGVMELNEFGEIVRDAWFDLPNHYHHVELDAFVIMPNHVHGIIALTVDLPANFANSVGAGLRPAPTASTEPGPAHTEPTSSPLKRHPLSEIVRAFKSFSARRINVLRETPGARVWQRNYWEHIIRNKRALDAIRRYIVYNPARWAWDRYNPDAIGPDPWAKDLWNMIQEDARSVGMPHRITSTSATSEDQS
- a CDS encoding phospholipid carrier-dependent glycosyltransferase; its protein translation is MPLGWRKRLTRPRPIWVILLAYLGVATIYNVTVPLFETPDEYHHYFYVKHLADGNGLPVQVPERGDLWAQEGSQPPLYYALAALATRWIDTSDAYELLWFNAHANIGNPTLPGNKNRFVHLPRERWPYHGTVLAVHLIRLLSTLLGAGTVYLTYRVAQALLPGRPVIAHGAAALVAFTPQFDFIHAAVSNDSAIVFLSTLALWWLVRVLQGQDGVTDLALGVTLGLAALAKLSGLFLWLLAAIILVARAGMARRWRRLWRDSLIVFGSALAISGWWYVRNWRLYGDPTGLNVMLQIVGPRENPPTLAQLGKEFEGLRISFWALFGWFSILVPTWIYRVLDAIGVISLGGLLVGLWRRGKPPIPREVWWLTLPTGWLALLFAGLVRWTRLTPGTQGRLLFPAISAVMLLTALGWCQWVPRTWRRYWMGALVGFMFVFTVASPFYVIKPAYARPRYIRPEMVPASARMDPIYHDDLMRVVGAEIQQDTVTPGETLWLTVYWEPLRHFRRDYSVFVHVLTPDGRVIGQVDTWPGMGTLPTRLLRPGTVLPDRYPVLIRHDAPVPTVARVNVGLFDRESQQGIPTFDADGNQMDNLIGWIRVLPRERPSVTPAEPLDFRLGNAIVLDGFDLSSAQVRPGETVTVTLYWRATAPVNRSFTVFTHLEDDRRSVITQHDKTPLDGAWPTIAWEPGWPVVDRYQLPVPEDTPPGFYPLLVGMYTLEDGVRLPVSPVTDAVVDNAIRIAVIEVVR
- a CDS encoding glycosyltransferase family 4 protein; translation: MRILLVSGEYPPMQGGVGDYTRELGIALGALGADVHVLTAKAAGVEHLRPHREGAIEPTVHAIVPRWGWRFWRILQDVAREIQPDVVHVQYQAAAYGMHPAINLVPTRFLQNETRPRLAVTFHDLKVPYLFPKAGPLRRWAVFRLARASDVAITTNAADFQTLQSAGGVGMLDLIPIGSNIQARPPAGYDRGDWRAKVGVRPEDLLLCYFGFLNASKGGETLILALAELVRRGVPAHLLMVGGQVGASDPTNVAYLRRVQQLIDRLGLVERVHWTGYVPEPEVSAYLMAADICVLPYRDGASFRRGSLMAALVHGLPIVTTRAPGEPPSPTAFSIPRLADGENVLLVSPEDPSGVANAVQRLMSDPLLRERIGQGARQLAEAFRWDDIAARHLEVYRALGVA
- a CDS encoding glycosyltransferase family 2 protein, translated to MDLSVLIVNWNVAPLLRRCLASIAVSPGVDVRGEGDGLAAEVIVVDNASTDDSVAMMEREFPWVRVVRNRENVGFTRANNQALELARGRYLLFLNPDTEIVGESLVTMVRYMDAHPDVGALGPQLRYADGRIQSSRRRFPTLATAFLESTVLHLWWPNNPVARRYYVADRPDDQEQEVDWVVGACLLVRRQAVEQVGGFDERFFMYSEELDWCRRARAAGWRVVYLPAARVIHHEGKSSEQAVPARHIHFQSSKVLYFRKHHGRLAAESVRIFLLATYGYQWMLEAAKWVVGHRRPLRRQRMATYVQVLRSGLRGVRR
- a CDS encoding polyprenyl synthetase family protein; protein product: MTRLAALDLVRDELDMVEEIMRARLKETFPPIAQALEGLIIRGGKRLRPAITLLAAKFSPCDVQLVLPLAAAAEALHTATLVHDDVIDGALLRRGLPTLNAMWSRGATVLAGDFLFAQAADFAAMSGNPRVIRIFSRTLVTICNGELRQLFSALNWKQPKEEYYRRIFAKTASLFQAAAETGAVISGASEEFVQALSAYGYNFGMAFQIVDDILDFVGDESVMGKPAGSDLRQGTVTLPVFYFLQQDERAPELIRILEHAQADGGSRLEEAVALIRDSDAIDAAEAEAREFVAKAQEALSILPDVPARDVLTDLADFVVERRW
- a CDS encoding TatD family hydrolase, translated to MLIDSHCHLDFPQFDADRAAVLDRARAAGVRVIVNPGADLASSRRAVALAEAEPGVYAAVGVHPHDADTVDDAVLSVLRDLAVHPKVVAIGEIGLDFYRDLSPRDRQQEAFERQLDLAAELRLPVIIHCREAQSQVMATLRAWADRHPPPEGGYRGVLHAFAGDKAMAEAGRAMGFLIALGGPVTFRNARRLHALVPELPLDSLLLETDAPYLSPHPYRGKRNEPARLTLIAEAVARLQGVSVEEVARRTTDNAIRLFRLSGLGGDGETFVGV
- a CDS encoding phosphoglucomutase/phosphomannomutase family protein, whose product is MRFGTDGWRGRIAEDYTFANVRRCAQGFALYLKQLGNVDGGVVVGFDRRFASEHFAAAVAEVMAGNGIRVFLMREAAPTPAISYSVVVKKAAGAVNITASHNPPTDNGFKVRNETGGAIDPEGLAEIESLIPPSDQVLRMDLDEALEKGLVEYFDPAPAYIEQLNRLVDLESIRQAGLTVVADAMWGNGAGWLERLIGGGRTQVISIHKERNPIFPEMQRPEPIRPNVDPCMAKVREVGADIGLITDGDADRLGVVDEHGDFVDQLRVYGLIALYLLEVRGERGPIVKTLSTTSMLNRLGEIYNVPVYETGVGFKYVAPKMLEVGAMVGGEESGGYAFGDHIPERDGILASLYMLDLLVRTGKSVTQLLEHLFSKVGAHYYKRIDVPFPVEKREAVRRRVESARPEVIGGLKVTGLNTMDGFKYSLEDGGWMLIRFSGTEPIIRVYTETTHPEAIDAILRDGLKLAGLDQERAD